The genomic stretch GGTGGGAATAtagtactaaaaaaaaaatatatgattaacaaagataaaaaaaaaaacttcaattgATTCGAGTATTATAGTCTGTAATAAAACATAAGGATGAAAGTTATAatctaataaaaataattatgaaaagCACGACTTCATGATCACAATAACGAAAAAAATGAGGCAAAAGTAGTCAAAATAATATTCATAAGTATCTTGTTCTCAAACAACGTGTGAGTGAGGGTTACCAAAGTACTCCATTTCCATTTGCAAGTAAGTTGAGACatttttcatcaaaaaaaaaaagtagtagAAGATCAAGCTGCCTCTCTGATTGTCGTGTACCAATTACACACGAGATGAACAACAAATTAATTAGTTCAAAAACGACGAGTAAACGTAATAACAAACATGTGGCGTGCATGTTGTTTAGGGCAGGAACGTACTGGATGCGCCCCCATCGTGGAGCTTAGCGCCGGCGCCGGAGTTGGCGCCGCACTGCTGGCACCGGAGCGGGGCGGCGACCGCCAGGATCCGTCTGCAGGTGGGGCAGGAGGATTGGGACCGAAACCAGGTGTCAACGCACTTGGCGTGGAAGCCGTGGCCACACTGGGGCAGTACGCGGACGAGCTCACCGTCAGAGAACTCGGCGAGGCAGATGGGGCAGTCGAGCAGCACGATGCCACCCGCAGCAGAGGCAGAGGAGGAGTTGAAAGAGAGGGTGGGGAGTGCTCGGATGGCCTTCATCTTGAGGCCCTTGTTAGGCGAAGCAGGGAAGGGGATGCGGGCCGATGAGGTAACCGCGTGATGTAGCCAGGCGCAGCGGGCGAAGAGGGCGAGTCCGACGACACAGATGAGGGCGCAAAGGAGGACGGCGAGGATGACAACGACGTCAGAGTCGAAGGGGAGGGGACTCGGCGGCTCCGCCTCTGACGACAGTAGAAACCTCGCCGGAGAACGCATTTCGTAGTCGATTAAAATCGAAGAGCTAGCGAGTTTCAAGGGACGAGTTTTGGGAGAGTAGTCAGTTGGAACGCTGATTTTTATAGCACAAAATagtagaaataatattatttaaatgatGGTAATTTTCATTGTAGCTCCTAAAGTTTACATTATTTATTAAAGTGCCCTTAAATGGAATAATAATAAAATGGCAGATTTGGGCGAATaagtaaatttttgaaaataataaaggatattTTGATGATTATAAAATTTTCTGAGCTGTtctaataaaaagataaatatcaTAAAGttgaaatgaaaattttcaaaagtatttatTTAAGAGTAACACCATATACTCTAATTAATTATATCATTCAAAGACTAACACACTATTAGTTCGTCTTAGACAATGATTAGGTTAAAAGCTTAAAGATGACCGTACAAAATACCTATCAATATCATCTAATTTAATACACAAGGAAAGAGTAGGCAATTGCGTACATAAAGTCCTGAGGAAGATAGAAAGGTATCCCAAAAAAGATTACCGacattattaatatattttttttcaaatttaaatttttgaacaaAACAAATAATTTCAGAGAAAAGgtaaacataatctcatcataTTTATCAACAAGATTATAATTGAAGAGAAAACTCTAATTTGAAAGAAATATACTCCTTAATGGAAAACTCAACATCACAAAGGAGTTGAAATGGAATAATGCCTTTCCAGACCACAAGAAGAATAAGTAGGGTCAAAAAGCATCTAGTTGGCTCggatatttaattttatcttattaattaagtttaaaataaataataaaaatattgtaGTCAAAACTCAAAATAACATTACCAAATTAACATATCTGCAGCTTTAAATTTTATCTCTGTTAAATTAATAGTATCTAATATTTACAAAACCAAAACTCAACCTCAGGAGCCTTGGGACAATGGTACCTTTACTAATAGAAGatggtatttatttctttaatatgtttttttttcagtCTCAAAATATCGTGTGTGCACATCCTTTTCTATCACATAATGACCAAATTGAAGCCAAAAagctaaaagaaaaagaaaaggttatTGCCCGTGTCTATCTTCCTGCTAGTGGATGTATGCAAATTGGATAAGTTACTACCCAGTTCAGTGGAAGGAGATTCAAGCAAAGTTAGCTTGAGATTTtctataatagaaaaaatatatcttcaaaagattgctgcaaaaaTGGGGCCATGTTCTCCGTGAGGGCAACAGTGGCTAATCTGATATCTTCGTTTTAATTGATCGAATCAACCTGTTAAACTGAAACTGATGGCAATACATCGTATCAAATTACTATACTAATGTAGCTGCTAAAGTGGGGATATATATTGTTCCACTGAGACAATTACTTAGATTCTATAGCTCTATGTTGCATCATTATCCAGTTCATAAGAAATAATTTGGAATATAAAGTAACTGCTtgctagaaagaaaattaaacatgtcAAGATGCATTAGACCTTAATGATGCAGATCCTTCAATATTAAGATTTACACACAGGCTTCTTTTGTTAGACGACATGGAAGTTTATGGAATGAATTTGGATATTCCCTTTACATTTTGAGAAAGTCTTCCTATGATATTCATAGCAAGTTGTTGTTAACCAAAATTGTTTTTTGTTCTTTTGGTAGGCAATGCATACAAGCATG from Zingiber officinale cultivar Zhangliang unplaced genomic scaffold, Zo_v1.1 ctg133, whole genome shotgun sequence encodes the following:
- the LOC122036131 gene encoding probable E3 ubiquitin-protein ligase ATL44, whose protein sequence is MRSPARFLLSSEAEPPSPLPFDSDVVVILAVLLCALICVVGLALFARCAWLHHAVTSSARIPFPASPNKGLKMKAIRALPTLSFNSSSASAAGGIVLLDCPICLAEFSDGELVRVLPQCGHGFHAKCVDTWFRSQSSCPTCRRILAVAAPLRCQQCGANSGAGAKLHDGGASNHWHRCSCVGRGGNCLADVGTGQGQL